One genomic window of Candidatus Kuenenia stuttgartiensis includes the following:
- the sat gene encoding sulfate adenylyltransferase, with protein sequence MVKNIPPHGGKLINRIASAEDREVLLDKAKNYAMKKIQLDSREITDLDMIAVGAMSPLEGFMCKEDYDTVVNNMRLANGLPWSIPVTLSASKEEIEGLKPGNDVALIDKANEVIAILHLEEIFHHDKTKESLEVYGTDDKKHPGVDYVYKMDDYLLGGKVSVVNRAKPGDFLAYRLDPAETRELFVKRGWKRIVGFQTRNPVHRAHEYIQKCALEIVDAILLHPLVGATKSDDIPADVRIKSYEVLLEKYYPKDRAMLSVFPAAMRYAGPREAVFHALLRKNYGCTHFIVGRDHAGVGNYYGTFDAHYIFDEFDAHEIGITPLFFDHTFYCKACNGMASYKTCPHDSANHVILSGTEVRRMLSEGEAPPPTFTRHEVAKILSEYYQSTR encoded by the coding sequence ATGGTCAAGAACATCCCTCCACATGGGGGTAAACTTATAAACCGGATAGCTTCCGCAGAAGATAGAGAAGTGTTGTTGGATAAAGCGAAAAATTACGCCATGAAAAAAATCCAACTCGATTCCCGTGAAATAACGGACCTCGATATGATTGCAGTTGGCGCAATGAGTCCGCTTGAGGGGTTCATGTGCAAAGAAGATTATGATACTGTTGTGAATAATATGCGTCTGGCAAACGGACTCCCTTGGTCTATTCCCGTGACGTTATCGGCGAGTAAGGAAGAAATTGAAGGGCTTAAGCCCGGGAATGATGTTGCCCTTATCGATAAAGCAAATGAAGTAATTGCCATATTACATTTGGAAGAGATATTCCATCATGATAAGACGAAAGAATCGCTTGAAGTGTATGGAACGGACGATAAAAAACACCCCGGTGTTGATTATGTTTACAAGATGGATGATTATCTTCTTGGCGGTAAAGTGAGTGTTGTTAACAGGGCAAAACCCGGAGACTTCCTCGCTTACAGACTCGATCCTGCCGAAACAAGGGAGTTGTTTGTAAAAAGAGGCTGGAAGAGAATTGTCGGTTTCCAGACGCGCAATCCCGTTCACAGGGCGCATGAATATATTCAAAAATGTGCTCTTGAGATTGTTGACGCCATCCTTTTGCACCCACTGGTAGGGGCGACAAAAAGCGATGATATCCCTGCAGACGTCAGGATTAAGAGCTACGAAGTTCTTTTAGAAAAATATTATCCGAAAGACCGCGCGATGTTGTCCGTCTTTCCTGCGGCAATGAGGTATGCGGGCCCGCGCGAAGCAGTTTTCCACGCGCTGTTGAGAAAAAACTATGGCTGTACGCATTTCATTGTGGGAAGGGATCATGCAGGGGTCGGGAATTATTACGGGACGTTTGACGCACATTATATATTTGATGAATTTGATGCGCATGAAATAGGAATTACTCCCCTCTTTTTTGACCATACATTTTATTGTAAAGCGTGCAATGGTATGGCGTCTTATAAGACATGTCCGCATGACTCAGCAAATCATGTCATCTTAAGCGGCACTGAGGTGCGAAGAATGTTAAGCGAGGGAGAGGCGCCTCCTCCAACCTTTACAAGGCACGAAGTTGCAAAGATATTAAGTGAATATTACCAAAGTACACGGTAA